Proteins encoded in a region of the Geobacillus genomosp. 3 genome:
- a CDS encoding TRAP transporter substrate-binding protein — protein sequence MRKRWKLWGIFLIIGIGLVVWAVNRQTTRERVVYDDEQKGLQNQIIIYFSHVVAENTPKGLAAQKFAELVEQKTNGRVKVEVFANGSLYSDGEELDALMRGDVQMIAPSFSKVTELIPEWQVLDLPFLFHDDDDIRRVFTGKVGDELLGMLEEKGIKGLALWSNGFKQMMGTTRPLIEPDDFRGLRFRIMPSEVIDKQFRLLGGEPVAVSFDHIYRALERHEFDGQENTISNIYSKGFYKFQPYITISNHGYLGYAVMMNQSFWDRLPKDIQQKITEAMAEATQWNLRQSKAQNERELQQLKQQKSVHLYLLSEMERKRWEQKLAPLYEEFARQFGSKLLNEIKEFHE from the coding sequence ATGAGAAAAAGGTGGAAATTATGGGGGATATTTCTTATAATCGGCATCGGTCTTGTTGTATGGGCTGTGAACCGCCAGACAACCCGGGAACGAGTGGTGTATGACGACGAACAAAAAGGGCTGCAAAACCAAATTATCATTTATTTTAGCCATGTCGTTGCGGAAAATACACCGAAAGGACTAGCGGCGCAAAAGTTTGCCGAGCTCGTCGAACAAAAGACGAACGGCCGCGTGAAAGTGGAAGTGTTCGCGAACGGGTCGCTTTATTCGGACGGGGAGGAACTTGATGCACTGATGCGCGGCGATGTACAAATGATCGCCCCGTCGTTTTCGAAGGTGACAGAACTCATTCCGGAATGGCAAGTGCTCGATTTGCCGTTTTTGTTTCATGATGATGACGACATACGCCGTGTATTCACTGGAAAAGTCGGAGACGAGCTGCTCGGAATGCTTGAAGAAAAAGGAATCAAAGGGTTGGCGCTTTGGAGCAACGGATTTAAGCAAATGATGGGGACTACCCGCCCACTTATCGAACCTGACGATTTCCGCGGTTTGCGCTTTCGCATTATGCCGAGCGAAGTGATTGATAAGCAGTTTCGCCTGCTTGGCGGCGAACCGGTCGCCGTTTCGTTCGACCATATATACCGGGCGCTTGAGCGACATGAGTTTGACGGCCAGGAAAATACGATTTCCAATATTTATTCGAAGGGGTTTTACAAGTTTCAACCGTATATTACGATCAGCAATCACGGCTATCTTGGCTATGCCGTAATGATGAACCAATCATTTTGGGATCGCCTGCCCAAAGACATCCAGCAAAAAATCACTGAAGCGATGGCCGAAGCGACCCAATGGAACTTGCGTCAGTCAAAGGCCCAAAACGAGCGGGAATTGCAGCAACTAAAGCAGCAGAAAAGCGTCCATCTTTACTTGTTATCGGAGATGGAAAGAAAGAGATGGGAACAAAAACTTGCCCCGCTGTATGAAGAGTTTGCGAGACAGTTTGGTTCGAAACTTTTGAATGAAATTAAGGAATTCCATGAATAA
- a CDS encoding dicarboxylate/amino acid:cation symporter codes for MRGKFKNLTVQVIIGIILGITVGFLFPEFGTKLKVLADGFIKLIKMVIAPIIFFTVVIGIGNMGDLKKIGRIGGKALLYFEIVTTFALAIGIVVVNFIKPGIGFNTDAVKGGDISQYTKQAEETSHGFVDFVLSIIPDNVVAAMASGELLPVLFFAVLFGLAAAGLGEKAKPVLSLFERIAEVFFGVVNMVMKVSPIAAFGAMAYTIGTFGLGSLVSLGKLMGSVYITMALFIFIVLGGIAKFYGFNIFKFLAYIKEELLLVLGTSSSESALPRLMERLEKYGCSKSVVGLVVPTGYSFNLDGTSIYLSMAAIFIAQAYGIDLTIWQELTLLGVLMLTSKGAAGVTGSGFITLAATLAAFPMIPVEGIALLLGVDRFMSEARAITNIIGNAVATVVVSKMENEFHPSSEQELVEGKMTIAK; via the coding sequence ATGAGGGGGAAATTCAAAAATTTAACCGTGCAAGTCATTATCGGTATTATTTTAGGGATTACCGTCGGATTTTTATTCCCGGAATTCGGCACAAAGTTAAAAGTGTTGGCTGATGGGTTTATTAAGCTCATTAAAATGGTGATCGCCCCGATCATTTTCTTTACAGTTGTTATCGGGATCGGCAATATGGGCGACTTGAAAAAAATTGGCCGCATTGGTGGAAAGGCGCTTCTTTACTTTGAGATCGTGACGACGTTTGCCCTGGCGATTGGGATTGTCGTTGTGAACTTCATCAAACCGGGAATTGGTTTCAACACTGACGCAGTTAAAGGCGGCGACATTTCGCAATATACGAAGCAGGCGGAAGAAACGAGCCATGGATTTGTCGACTTTGTATTAAGCATCATTCCGGATAACGTCGTTGCCGCGATGGCCAGTGGGGAACTGCTTCCGGTGCTCTTCTTTGCCGTCTTGTTTGGCTTGGCAGCAGCGGGGTTAGGGGAAAAAGCCAAACCAGTGCTTTCTCTATTTGAGCGGATCGCAGAAGTTTTCTTCGGCGTGGTCAACATGGTTATGAAAGTATCGCCGATCGCCGCATTTGGCGCGATGGCGTACACGATCGGTACATTCGGCCTCGGCTCGCTCGTGTCGCTTGGCAAGCTGATGGGGTCGGTATATATTACGATGGCGCTCTTTATTTTCATCGTGCTTGGCGGGATTGCGAAGTTTTACGGATTTAACATCTTTAAGTTTCTCGCTTATATTAAGGAAGAACTGTTGCTCGTCCTTGGCACGTCTTCATCGGAATCGGCGCTGCCACGGCTGATGGAACGGCTTGAAAAATATGGTTGCTCGAAGTCGGTCGTTGGCCTTGTCGTTCCGACCGGGTATTCATTTAACTTGGACGGCACATCGATTTACTTGTCGATGGCGGCCATTTTCATCGCCCAGGCATACGGCATTGACCTAACGATTTGGCAAGAGCTGACGTTGCTTGGCGTGTTGATGCTCACCTCGAAAGGAGCGGCTGGGGTTACCGGTTCGGGCTTTATTACACTAGCCGCCACGTTAGCGGCATTCCCAATGATTCCGGTTGAGGGCATTGCCTTGTTGCTCGGGGTCGACCGCTTTATGTCCGAGGCGCGGGCGATCACGAACATTATCGGTAACGCCGTGGCGACTGTTGTCGTTTCGAAAATGGAAAATGAGTTTCATCCTTCTAGCGAACAGGAATTAGTGGAAGGAAAGATGACGATCGCGAAGTAA
- the tatC gene encoding twin-arginine translocase subunit TatC: protein MDKKDMELIGHLEELRKRLIITLSAFVLLLIGSLFSAPSIYRWLAEDLPVKLAVLGPSDILWIYFILAGVIALAGTIPIAAHQAWLFVRPALHEHERKVTLAYIPALFLLFVLGVCFGYFIIFPFIFKFLLSLSGDAFTTLFTAEKYFRFVIHTTVPFGFLFELPAIIMFLTSLGVLNPYRLQRIRKFAYFVLMLIAVFITPPDLLSDVLVIIPLLFLYECSVWLSKSVYRRKHRTNDGWVKNEARSVP from the coding sequence ATGGACAAGAAAGATATGGAGCTTATCGGGCACTTAGAAGAATTGCGCAAACGGTTGATCATTACTTTGAGTGCTTTTGTTCTTTTGCTAATCGGCTCGCTCTTTTCTGCCCCGTCTATTTATAGATGGCTTGCCGAAGATCTTCCGGTGAAGCTTGCGGTTCTCGGACCGAGCGACATTTTATGGATTTATTTCATCTTAGCCGGAGTCATCGCCTTAGCCGGAACGATTCCCATTGCCGCCCATCAGGCATGGCTGTTCGTCCGGCCGGCATTGCACGAGCACGAGCGGAAAGTCACATTGGCCTACATCCCGGCACTGTTTCTTCTTTTTGTACTAGGAGTTTGCTTTGGTTATTTTATTATTTTCCCATTTATTTTTAAATTCCTTCTCTCTTTATCAGGGGATGCATTCACAACGCTCTTTACAGCGGAAAAGTATTTTCGATTTGTCATTCATACGACGGTTCCATTCGGATTTTTGTTTGAACTCCCGGCCATCATCATGTTTTTGACAAGTCTCGGAGTGTTGAATCCATACCGGCTGCAGCGGATACGAAAATTTGCTTATTTTGTATTAATGTTGATCGCAGTGTTCATCACTCCTCCGGATCTGCTATCAGACGTTCTCGTTATTATCCCCTTATTATTCCTATATGAGTGCAGTGTTTGGCTGTCTAAATCAGTGTACCGCCGAAAACATAGAACGAATGACGGATGGGTAAAAAACGAGGCCCGCTCTGTTCCGTAA